The following nucleotide sequence is from Oceanibaculum indicum P24.
TCGGCTCGAAGGCGGCACGGAAATGATGCGCGCTCTTCACCACGATGACGCTCTTCTTCAACGGATCGATGCCGTTGGTCAGGAAGGCCTGATGGTCGGTGGTCTGCTGCCGGTTGCTGGTGACGACGATCTCGATGCCGCCAACCTCCAGCACCATGGTCGGGCCCATCTGCATGACCACGCCCTTCCACATCGGCCCGTCATGCACAAAGCGGCCATCGCCCAGATGCTTTACCACGCCGGTGCACTTGATCGGCGCACCGAAGGCCGGATCGGTATGGCCGCCCAGTTCGACCGTGATGCTGGCGCCAACACCGGCCTTCTGGCCGGCCTGCACCGCCGCCGGATCGGTGATCGGGCAGAAGCAGGCATTCTTCACCCCGGCATCGAGCAGCGCGCGCAGCAGGTTCGTCGTGTCGCCATAGCCGCCACCGCCCGGATTGTCCGTCGGGTCGGCGATGACCAGCGGCTTGCCGGTGCCGTCATCGCCCTTCAACGCCTCGGCCACCGCGACGTCCAGCGTCTGGTAATGCACGGTCTGCTTGTCGCGTGTGTCCCAGATCTCGCGGATCAGCGTATCCAGAATATCCTTCGCGCGCCGCGTCACCGCCGGATTATGGCTGATCGACACGGACGGGCCGGCCATGTGGATGTCCGACCACTGGAAGCCGGCATGGATGGAGATGGCGTGAATGCCGGTCTCCTTCTCATATTCCGCGGCCCTGGCCAGCAGATCGACCATCGGGCCAACGCCGGCGCTGGTGCGGCCATGGTCGCAGCCATCCAGCGAGGGCGGGCGGCCGACGATGCAGCCAAGCTCCAGCCGGCCCTCCATCATCTCATTCACCAGGTCGGCGGCCTGCACCGCGCGCTCGAACTGGTCGATATGCGGATAGGTGCGGTAGGCGATGATGGCATTGGCATTCTCCGCCATCGCATCGCTGACATTGGCATGCAGATCCAGCGTGATGGCGATCGGCACGCGCGGGCCAAGCCGGCGGCGCAGCGCCTCCAGCAGCGCGCCTTCCGCATCATCCTCCGTTTCCGTCACCATCGCGCCATGCAGGGCGAGGCAGATGCCGTCCACCGGTCCCTGCTTGTCCAGCGCATCCAGCACGGCGCCCTTCAGCATCGCCCAGCAATCCGCCGTCACCTTGCCAGACGGGGTGGCGTTGGCGGCGACCGCGTTCACCGTGGTCCAGCCGAAGCGCTCGGCGGCGTCGATGAAGCCGCCAAGCTCCGTGCGGGTGCCGCGGAACTGCCCGACAATCTCGTCACCGATGCCCAGATAGCGGCGGCGATAGGCCCCCTCATCTGTCGGCAGCAGGCTGAAAGTGTTCGTCTCGTGCATGATCTGGGCAATGAGCACACGCTTGGACATGGCGATCCCTGGATTTGGTGTTTGTGTACCGGCCTTTGCGCCTTGACGCCGGCCCGGCGCTTGCGGGCATCATGCTACCGACAGAAAACAAAGTCGTCAGCAAACTTTACAACTAAGTGACGGCAAATCTTTACGCCCGCAGGGCGGAACAGGGAGGAAGCAATGTCGAAACCCATCACCCTCATCACCGGCGCCAGCCGGGGCATCGGCCTGGCGCTGGCGAAAGACATGGCGGCGCGCGGCCATCATGTGATCGGCCTGTCGCGCAGCGCGCCGAAGGAGGGCTTTCCCGGCGACTATGTGACCGGCGATCTGTCGGATGCTGCTGACACCGCCCGCGCGCTGGCGGAGATCGCGAAGACCTATCAGGTCGATAATCTGGTGAACAATGCCGGCCTGATCACCGTGGAGCGGCTGGAGCAGGCCAGCCTGCCGGCCTTCGAGCAGATGATCGCGGTGAACATGCGCGCGCTGCTGCAATGCAGCCAGGCCGTGCTGCCGGCGATGAAGGCAAAGCGGCGCGGGCGCATCGTGAATATCGGCAGCCGCGCCGCGCTGGGCAAGGAAGGGCGCGGCATCTACGGCGGCACCAAGGCTGCCGTTGTCGGCTTCACCCGCAGCTGGGCGCTGGAGCTGGCGCGCGACGGCATCACCGTGAACTGCGTCGCCCCCGGCCCCATCGAGACCGAGCTGTTCCGCGATGCCAACCCGCCGGGCAGCCCACAGGCCGAGGCGCTGATCGCCACCGTGCCGGTCGGCCGCATCGGCCAGCCTTCCGAAGTGGCGGCGGCCTGCGCCTATTTCATGTCCGACGGGGCCGGCTTCGTCACCGGCCAGGTGCTGAATGTCTGCGGCGGCCTGACCGTCGGCCAAGTGGTGATGTAGGGGGGACTTCCCCTCTCCCCTCTTCTTTCTCGTCACCCTCGGGCTTGACCCGAGGGTCCAGCGGTCAGTGCGGTTCGCTCGGTCAATGGATGGTCGGATCAAGTCCGACCATGACGAAAGAGAAAGCGGTTCTTCCGCGGAGAGAGTTCAGCCCCCATTGTGCGTTGCAAAAAATTCAGCCCCCTCCTGCGCACATTTCCGCTTGACGGAAAAACCGCCATCCCTATCTTCACCAGCAGACAGGGAAACTTGTCTCGCGGTGATTTGAGGGAGCAGCTTGCGCCGCGTCAACAAACGCTAAAGCGCCACGGAGCGTATTCGTGGTTTTCCCGTCTGTTGATGGAGTGAGCCATGTGTGCGCTTTTTTTATTGCCTGATTTCCCGGCCTCCGGCGCCACCCGCCGAATGTGCCGCTGCCGCTGTCGAACCTGACAGCCGGCCTGGCCCGGCCCTCTTCCGCAAGAGCGCCCGGCCCTTTTTCCCTTTTCCAGAACGATTGAACCCGCCCGCCAGCGGGGACATTCCGTCATCCTTACGTCAGGAGTCCCAGGACATGATCCAGCTCGATCAGGTCTCCAAACATTACCCGCCGCCCAAGCGCGGTGGACCTGCTGTTACCGCCCTGAACGAGGTCAGCCTGACCATCGGGGCCGGTGAGATCTACGGCATCATCGGCCGGTCGGGTGCCGGCAAATCGACGCTGATCCGCGTCATCAACCGGCTTGAGGCCCCCACCTCCGGCCGCGTGCTGGTGGACGGTGTGGAGATATCCGCCCTGTCCGGCGCCGCCCTGCGCCGGGAACGCCGGGGCATCGGCATGATCTTCCAGCATTTCAACCTGCTGTCCTCGCGCAGCGTGTTCGACAATGTGGCACTGCCACTGGAACTGGCCGGCCTGCCGAAAGCCGCGATCAAAGCCAGGGTCGAGCCGCTGCTGGAACTGGTCGGCCTTACCGACAAGCGCGACCGCTACCCCGCCGAACTGTCCGGCGGGCAGAAGCAGCGCGTCGGCATCGCCCGCGCGCTGGCGACCGAGCCGAAGGTGCTGCTGTGTGACGAGGCGACCAGCGCGCTGGACCCGGAAACCACACGCGACGTGCTGCGGCTGATCGCCGAGATCAACCGCAAGCTGGGGCTGACGGTCGTCCTCATCACCCACGAGATGCATGTCATCAAGGAAATCTGCCACAAGGTGGCGGTGCTGGAGGCCGGCAGGGTGATCGAACAGGGCAGCGTGTTCGAGGTATTCACCCGGCCGCAGCACCCGACCACGCGCTCCTTCATCGGCATAGTGACCGGCATTGACCTGCCGCCGTCGCTGGCCAACCAGTTGCAGGCCGAGGCGCAGCCGGGCGGCGAGGCGGTGCTGCTGATCCGCTTCACCGGCGACAGCGCCGACCAGCCGATCCTCAGCCGACTGGCCCGGCATCACGGCATCGACGCCAACATCCTGTCGGGCCGCATCGACCATATCCAGGGCCGGCCCTTCGGCACGCTGGTGGTCTCCCTGCCCAATGGCGAGACGCTGGGCACAGCACTCGCCTTCTTCCAGTCCCATCAACTTTCCGTGGAGGTCCTGGGCCATGTCGCACCAGCTCTTCTTGCTG
It contains:
- a CDS encoding methionine ABC transporter ATP-binding protein — protein: MIQLDQVSKHYPPPKRGGPAVTALNEVSLTIGAGEIYGIIGRSGAGKSTLIRVINRLEAPTSGRVLVDGVEISALSGAALRRERRGIGMIFQHFNLLSSRSVFDNVALPLELAGLPKAAIKARVEPLLELVGLTDKRDRYPAELSGGQKQRVGIARALATEPKVLLCDEATSALDPETTRDVLRLIAEINRKLGLTVVLITHEMHVIKEICHKVAVLEAGRVIEQGSVFEVFTRPQHPTTRSFIGIVTGIDLPPSLANQLQAEAQPGGEAVLLIRFTGDSADQPILSRLARHHGIDANILSGRIDHIQGRPFGTLVVSLPNGETLGTALAFFQSHQLSVEVLGHVAPALLAAG
- a CDS encoding M81 family metallopeptidase, which codes for MSKRVLIAQIMHETNTFSLLPTDEGAYRRRYLGIGDEIVGQFRGTRTELGGFIDAAERFGWTTVNAVAANATPSGKVTADCWAMLKGAVLDALDKQGPVDGICLALHGAMVTETEDDAEGALLEALRRRLGPRVPIAITLDLHANVSDAMAENANAIIAYRTYPHIDQFERAVQAADLVNEMMEGRLELGCIVGRPPSLDGCDHGRTSAGVGPMVDLLARAAEYEKETGIHAISIHAGFQWSDIHMAGPSVSISHNPAVTRRAKDILDTLIREIWDTRDKQTVHYQTLDVAVAEALKGDDGTGKPLVIADPTDNPGGGGYGDTTNLLRALLDAGVKNACFCPITDPAAVQAGQKAGVGASITVELGGHTDPAFGAPIKCTGVVKHLGDGRFVHDGPMWKGVVMQMGPTMVLEVGGIEIVVTSNRQQTTDHQAFLTNGIDPLKKSVIVVKSAHHFRAAFEPISRKVIAVDSGSLCSHDWSRFDFKKLRRPIWPLDEVVF
- a CDS encoding SDR family oxidoreductase, whose amino-acid sequence is MSKPITLITGASRGIGLALAKDMAARGHHVIGLSRSAPKEGFPGDYVTGDLSDAADTARALAEIAKTYQVDNLVNNAGLITVERLEQASLPAFEQMIAVNMRALLQCSQAVLPAMKAKRRGRIVNIGSRAALGKEGRGIYGGTKAAVVGFTRSWALELARDGITVNCVAPGPIETELFRDANPPGSPQAEALIATVPVGRIGQPSEVAAACAYFMSDGAGFVTGQVLNVCGGLTVGQVVM